From Penicillium psychrofluorescens genome assembly, chromosome: 1, one genomic window encodes:
- a CDS encoding uncharacterized protein (ID:PFLUO_001174-T1.cds;~source:funannotate) yields MQEPSPSHPYYPLDAAIEGYVPNTTPVLELLISAGGACFILLSTVFALVSYVRPTLRMADRVAILWFVLSGSLHCFFEGYFVIHHAHMGSAQDLFGQLWKEYALSDSRYMTSDTLVLCMETMTVLLWGPLCFVVAALTAARHSLRHPFQLLVCMSHLYGDTLYYATSLVDDYAKGQPYCRPERYYFWLYYFFMNFIWIVVPAYYLYDSVTTISAALKRNEESAEERKAQ; encoded by the exons ATGCAGGAGCCTTCACCATCCCATCCCTACTACCCCCTGGACGCTGCCATTGAGGGCTATGTACCCAACACAACCCCCGTCCTCGAGCTACTCATCTCCGCCGGCGGAGCATGTTTCATCCTCCTCAGCACGGTCTTTGCATTGGTCAGCTATGTGCGACCGACACTGCGGATGGCAGACCGGGTCGCCATCTTGTGGTTTGTGCTCT CCGGGAGTCTGCACTGTTTCTTCGAAGGCTATTTCGTGATCCACCACGCCCACATGGGCTCAGCCCAGGACCTGTTCGGGCAGCTATGGAAAGAATACGCGCTGTCCGACTCGCGGTACATGACGTCGGACACGCTCGTCCTCTGCATGGAGACCATGACGGTGCTCCTCTGGGGCCCACTGTGCTTCGTCGTGGCGGCCTTGACCGCAGCCCGACACTCTCTGCGCCACCCTTTCCAGCTGCTGGTGTGCATGAGCCACCTCTACGGCGATACGCTGTACTATGCGACGAGCCTGGTGGACGACTATGCCAAGGGGCAGCCTTACTGCCGTCCGGAGCGGTATTACTTCTGGCTGTATTATTTTTTCATGAACTTTATCTGGATTGTGGTGCCGGCTT ACTATCTCTATGACAGCGTCACGACCATCTCGGCTGCTCTGAAGCGAAACGAAGAGTCGGCAGAAGAACGGAAGGCCCAGTAG
- a CDS encoding uncharacterized protein (ID:PFLUO_001175-T1.cds;~source:funannotate): MSFGFGVGDFLAILALANDLRGRFAQAPQEYKAITEEVESLIFALHRIDGLDEKEFGDQEKEGVNKVIQGCDNVLQELDSKLSRLHIVANDSTSDWKGRVRQSWERIRWDQAEINNFRSRIVSNISLLNLIIGNTSQQGIQTLNQRQEDQERDNILSWLSPVSPSVRQSEIFNSHQKGTGTWLPKTVEFQRWIGSQDPILFCPGIPGSGKTVLSSIVIDHLEHTFPNQNEVGIAYLYCDYRQQHSLFELYSALLRQIVQRKRSIPESVKSFHQDFSAKGTRPSKDEVLSQFRSVLASCARSFVVIDALDECPISDGNISVREPFLRELVRLQNEVGFNLLVTSRPDQEIASHFEGATSLEIQASSEDIQYYVDVRLNDLPSFVRKREKLKQSIKESITESAKDIEGNEKGIRKMLEQFRTGSQSNAYYHAYGETMSRIERQGANASDLAKKTIGWIINAKRNLTVAELEHALAVECRTLEFDETNITDIEQLTSYCCGLVLVDEQTTQVKLVHYTTQKYFESTWTTWFPEIHELISDSCLTYVSYDVFEEDRFEVKEEFEKIQSEYPFYNYSSLHWGHHYREWPGNRSLLMNFLQSKAKLLGYDRCGFDPQLGTPRPETTDIKAEHIVAFFNLTNPMQELLEANPDNLDIQNSRKQSPLSLAAYHGHEMMTKLLLDRGANIDIQDTEGEGPLHMAAKQGHATIVKLLLDKGADIEIGNPETRTPLFAASQEGRDIVVTLLLDRGANVNAKTTYGRTALHEAAMAGKETTARLLLSRGADIESKNEKGEMPIHDASLIGNATVVQLFLNKGVSPNATTTNGDTPLHMVTRYLLYSWINKSAKSAHDEVVEVLLNNVANIEAKNNDGDTPLHRTAGKDYQTPTRTLLDHGANVEARNNGKMTPLHLAVQAESEAIVKMLLDQGSSVDPMNYRRQTPLHIAAIVGNEAIATILLDKDAKFDVGDRSGYTPLLWAAHSGHEFMVRLLLEKGANPNPPSFGPQQLPSTAAEGGHDAVLKTSIAQESNPDQFNVSHRSALHLASAGGHTSIARLLLSAGAKPDTLDRYGRSPLVNAVCGGHSDMVQLLLSLPDVEKDRTDVWGLTPALEAQKRELHEIYSLLCGNGKGM; this comes from the exons ATGAGTTTTGGCTTCGGCGTCGGGGATTTCCTGGCAATCTTGGCACTGGCGAACGACTTGCGAGGTCGGTTTGCGCAGGCACCGCAGGAGTACAAAGCTATTACTGAGGA GGTCGAGTCTCTCATTTTTGCACTACACCGTATCGACGGCCTTGATGAAAAGGAATTCGGCGACCAAGAGAAAGAGGGGGTGAACAAAGTCATCCAGGGCTGTGACAACGTTCTTCAGGAGCTCGACTCCAAACTGAGTAGGCTACACATTGTGGCAAATGATTCAACCTCGGATTGGAAAGGCAGAGTGCGCCAGTCGTGGGAGAGGATCCGATGGGATCAGGCAGAAATCAACAATTTTCGATCACGAATCGTTTCCAATATCTCTTTGCTGAATCTCATTATTGGGAATACCAGCCA ACAGGGAATCCAAACCCTAAACCAAaggcaagaagatcaagaacgaGACAATATCCTATCGTGGTTAAGTCCAGTGAGTCCTTCAGTACGACAAAGTGAAATATTCAATTCCCATCAGAAGGGGACGGGGACATGGCTGCCGAAAACAGTGGAATTCCAGCGATGGATCGGCAGCCAAGACCCGATCCTTTTCTGTCCAGGGATTCCTGGGTCTGGGAAGACAGTTCTATCATCAATCGTCATTGATCATCTGGAACATACATTTCCTAATCAAAACGAGGTTGGGATTGCATACCTCTATTGCGACTACCGACAGCAACACTCACTGTTTGAGCTCTACTCGGCTCTTCTAAGACAAATCGTGCAACGAAAACGCTCGATACCAGAGAGTGTCAAATCCTTTCATCAGGACTTCTCAGCGAAAGGAACTCGTCCTTCTAAGGATGAGGTACTTAGTCAATTCCGGTCTGTTCTTGCTTCATGCGCAAGATCTTTTGTCGTCATTGATGCACTTGACGAGTGTCCAATTTCGGATGGCAACATTAGTGTGCGCGAACCATTTCTTCGCGAACTGGTTCGTCTCCAGAATGAGGTTGGCTTCAACCTTCTTGTGACCTCTCGACCAGACCAGGAAATTGCAAGTCACTTTGAGGGTGCTACTTCCCTAGAAATACAAGCAAGCAGTGAAGACATCCAATACTATGTCGACGTGCGGCTTAATGATCTTCCGTCTTTTGTTCGAAAACGAGAGAAATTGAAGCAGTCCATCAAGGAAAGTATCACAGAATCGGCCAAAGACAT CGAAGGAAATGAAAAGGGAATCCGAAAAATGCTAGAACAGTTCCGCACAGGCTCCCAGTCAAACGCTTATTATCATGCCTATGGTGAGACCATGAGCAGAATCGAGCGTCAAGGGGCAAATGCCTCAGACCTTGCGAAGAAAACCATTGGCTGGATCATCAACGCTAAGAGGAACCTAACTGTCGCGGAGCTCGAACATGCGCTAGCAGTTGAGTGTAGGACTCTAGAATTTGACGAGACAAATATCACCGACATTGAGCAATTGACTTCGTATTGCTGCGGTTTAGTCCTTGTCGACGAACAGACGACCCAAGTGAAGCTCGTCCACTACACCACCCAGAAGTACTTTGAAAGCACGTGGACGACTTGGTTCCCTGAGATTCATGAGTTGATCTCGGATAGTTGCTTGACATACGTGTCATATGACGTATTTGAAGAAGATCGATTCGAGGTCAAAGAAGAGTTTGAAAAGATCCAGAGTGAATACCCATTCTACAATTACTCTTCTCTGCATTGGGGACATCATTACCGAGAATGGCCTGGAAACCGGTCACTTCTTATGAATTTTCTCCAGAGCAAAGCCAAATTACTAGGATATGACCGCTGCGGATTTGACCCGCAGTTGGGGACACCTAGACCGGAAACGACTGATATAAAAGCAGAACACATTGTTGCTTTTTTCAACCTCACGAATCCTATGCAAGAGCTTCTTGAAGCAAACCCGGACAACTTGGATATACAAAATTCAAGGAAACAGTCCCCATTGTCTCTTGCTGCATATCACGGGCATGAAATGATgactaaactgcttttggATAGGGGCGCTAACATTGATATTCAAGATACCGAAGGGGAGGGACCACTGCATATGGCGGCGAAACAGGGTCATGCGACAATAGTGAAGTTGCTGCTAGATAAAGGTGCCGACATTGAAATCGGGAACCCAGAGACCAGAACTCCATTGTTTGCCGCTTCACAAGAAGGCCGCGATATAGTGGTCACTCTGCTCTTGGATCGAGGTGCCAACGTCAATGCTAAGACCACCTATGGCAGGACTGCATTACATGAGGCTGCAATGGCGGGTAAAGAGACGACGGCCAGGCTCCTTCTAAGCAGGGGTGCTGACATCGAAAGCAAAAACGAGAAGGGCGAAATGCCAATACATGATGCATCGTTAATTGGCAATGCGACAGTTgtccagctcttcttgaaTAAGGGTGTCAGCCCGAATGCGACCACCACAAATGGTGACACACCACTGCACATGGTTACTCGGTACCTTCTATATAGCTGGATAAACAAGTCGGCCAAGTCGGCCCacgatgaggttgttgaggtTCTCCTGAACAACGTTGCGAACATCGAAGCGAAGAATAATGATGGAGATACTCCGCTACATCGAACTGCAGGGAAAGACTATCAGACACCAACTCGGACGTTATTGGATCATGGGGCCAACGTCGAGGCCAGGAACAACGGAAAGATGACCCCACTACACCTCGCTGTCCAGGCAGAATCTGAAGCAATTGTCAAGATGCTTCTAGACCAGGGTTCTAGTGTTGATCCAATGAACTACAGAAGACAAACCCCACTACACATTGCAGCCATAGTAGGCAATGAGGCCATAGCCACCATCCTCTTGGACAAAGACGCAAAATTCGACGTCGGTGATCGATCCGGCTACACTCCATTGCTTTGGGCTGCACATAGTGGGCATGAGTTTATGGTTAGGCTGCTCTTAGAAAAGGGTGCCAATCCCAACCCTCCAAGCTTTGGACCACAACAATTACCCTCAACAGCCGCCGaaggtggccatgatgcgGTGTTGAAGACTTCAATTGCACAGGAGAGTAACCCTGATCAATTCAACGTTAGTCATCGATCCGCTTTGCACTTGGCAAGTGCCGGAGGCCACACGTCGATAGCGAGACTCCTGCTCTCAGCTGGAGCGAAACCAGATACCTTAGATCGATATGGAAGATCACCACTTGTGAACGCTGTCTGTGGAGGCCACTCTGATATGGTTCAATTGCTTCTCAGCTTACCGGACGTTGAGAAAGATCGCACCGACGTCTGGGGGCTCACACCTGCCCTTGAGGCCCAAAAGAGAGAGCTGCATGAGATCTACTCGCTACTTTGCGGGAATGGTAAAGGGATGTAA
- a CDS encoding uncharacterized protein (ID:PFLUO_001173-T1.cds;~source:funannotate): MPSPATPNRSSNRGGSAKSTPTARPVDIGQPLGVHDTNSVRSRVRTWQQQGGGVIAVDDPCADEDEENKMSKDKPKPSKVNIDRVGKAVNKPAPAPAARKRSHSTPRKRVISDEHWKRSRAMTQTPSRNQPAPNRISQYTVNDPTGSPRARKEERRDEKDRDKDRDPPPRYGARRYTGPSSRSPGREEKSSTSRNRLDSFAGSDYGTGDSKIIALSVSDIPDDTRRESPPPEDTDWARSEADFSELSKRRSGAVNQPARRLSKPPKGGIFAHMIDESKKMFGRPDPDPEPPKPVQPANRGSKIEAWLSETPDPFLDDASSTSDTKTTRSRRSKTLTEADRDTESSVDSETRPKSSHSRYPKAKDISSETDKSYKEPEREVASNDKRGSTETSLKSPKSPPRNKGYKTTRYKISEGKASPYAPEPSLSDGSEVSGHNAPVPLGRRKPFPSTGYHQLSTIASVETLSTLTEGAAPSSERSGNMEKNKSITEEEAEEQDQFDPDSLPAVSSQLKRRLTTNDDLMSVLSGPTSRSRSIRSARSIRTNKSRLENATVTDLLQELAADEVKYMRELKTLVGGVIPVLLTCVLSRSDSAIAAGLFQPSMDPKDDTNFSKPIVNMGVAIERLKTLHKRIPQDNPDALLQWAQGAQRVYREYLRAWRLGFKDVIVNLAPLEEGENANAETKSIDEGLERDQNGDVIGSDGEKVDVAYLLKRPLVRLKYLAKSFKGINMLQPSQKAEDTAAAYQSLVVDARKRAREERARLEDESAARIDATRARDPVTLGVCHGVTVDQTRRVRARDFFNLSIYHSTGQLVDCRAELLYRDNSSDKGPGGDLLICEIDHSDRWLLFPPMDPRCVSARKGDMKGELVVMLRSAPDSQKHWQELLSLRIDDESIRHEWLQLLGSDPVPPSICRSQSFISRAKQHRARRPAANDSPLQHNQSDVDIPIGEKATSKRRSVTPKEQYSEPSTVSSAVTETRSSVYSTATRETDYTTGGSELSAKPSRPGLPLLPSTTSSVDKTSSGLKRSKAQRQSRYGESPSSETVSPKAGVPEKAGESPSTPGRFYDEIPDTARDTGSPREKRPQKGPRQDSPEVESPRLSIAPSAELPMIPKIRSSSSQTHLSSPSTLEPEEEESYPPLESLPDSSVPETPTPTKAKRSSRRKPKKEDEPSPPPPPPHRSPSPATGKIASPPVLTPTGPYIKRRGSSPLKHEYEPSTASDSYSDSDTSTVRRYSYSSSYTDSDYSDSDSSSPEDDYQELPKPRVTASSTTGTSSLSPSNSASQAGYRTVPLQPAKSSKAIASVFAWSNKGTWEALLPDECNVIVSPGLIEAFKMGVDPNAMSPDRGDKTSRSSRPLISLELTPLVPIRRGTAIDISIRSPPTERSRVTFSNNIMFRSRKPDECDALYGLINQARINNPTYIALQNARGPFQDQPLPSFEPATAKSSSGSWFGLPRRKRSYRASASPRSLAEASESSVGTMSSAFSALKRFGGGSKAFNISRSTVTSRTGREGSVSSSANSSSNPSPSSGIGRIAAAIKGADGIGLSNAKIRVYVRESASKWRDMGAARLTIMPAPPKNPPSRPSTAVSSRSDSSANGGAQVDRESSHDSASGSSPPASGATSPRRSPLPLEPEKRIFIRGKNRGETLLDVCLPEGAFERVARTGIAVSVREENEGAIAKKGGVTGGIHRVYMIQMKSEAEATYTFGLVGKLRY; the protein is encoded by the coding sequence ATGCCCTCTCCTGCAACACCGAACCGCTCCTCCAACCGTGGAGGCAGTGCCAAATCCACGCCGACCGCGAGGCCAGTGGACATTGGCCAGCCGCTCGGCGTCCACGACACGAACTCGGTCCGCTCGCGCGTCCGAACATGGCAGCAACAGGGTGGCGGCgtcatcgccgtcgatgacccctgcgccgacgaggatgaggaaaaCAAGATGAGCAAGGACAAGCCAAAACCAAGCAAGGTGAATATTGATCGGGtcggcaaggccgtcaacAAACCCGCGCCCGCCCCGGCTGCCAGGAAGCGCAGCCACAGCACACCCCGGAAACGAGTCATTAGCGATGAACACTGGAAGAGGAGCCGGGCCATGACCCAGACGCCATCGCGTAATCAGCCTGCCCCAAATCGCATCTCGCAGTACACCGTCAATGACCCGACGGGCTCCCCACGCGcgaggaaagaggagaggagagatGAAAAGGACAGAGACAAAGATCGggatcctcctcctcgctATGGTGCCAGACGATATACTGGGCCGAGCTCGAGGTCACCGGGCCGGGAAGAGAAATCCTCGACCTCTCGGAACAGGCTTGATTCTTTTGCCGGCAGCGACTATGGCACCGGTGACTCCAAAATCATTGCGCTTTCCGTTTCAGATATTCCCGACGATACACGGAGAGAATCGCCTCCCCCGGAGGACACAGACTGGGCACGAAGCGAAGCCGACTTCTCTGAATTGTCTAAACGAAGATCCGGCGCCGTGAACCAACCGGCTCGACGGCTGTCAAAACCACCCAAAGGTGGCATCTTCGCGCACATGATCGACGAATCCAAGAAGATGTTTGGACGGCCAGACCCCGACCCCGAACCGCCAAAGCCTGTTCAACCTGCAAATCGAGGATCCAAGATCGAGGCATGGCTCTCCGAGACACCCGACCCTTTCCTCGACGACGCTAGTTCCACCTCCGACACAAAGACCACCAGGTCAAGACGTTCCAAAACTTTGACCGAGGCAGACCGTGATACCGAATCGTCAGTGGATAGCGAAACTCGTCCAAAAAGCTCTCACAGCCGGTACCCGAAGGCGAAGGACATTTCTTCAGAAACCGACAAATCCTACAAGGAACCTGAGAGAGAAGTCGCCTCCAATGACAAGAGAGGAAGCACAGAAACAAGTCTAAAGTCGCCAAAGTCACCACCAAGGAACAAGGGATACAAAACAACTCGCTATAAGATCAGCGAGGGCAAAGCGTCGCCTTACGCGCCAGAACCATCTCTATCGGACGGATCAGAAGTCTCAGGCCACAATGCACCTGTACCCCTGGGCCGCAGGAAACCATTCCCAAGCACTGGATACCACCAACTCTCGACGATTGCTTCAGTTGAAACTCTGAGTACGCTCACTGAAGGAGCTGCACCCTCGTCCGAAAGATCTGGCAACATGGAGAAAAATAAATCGAtcacggaggaagaggcagaggaaCAAGACCAATTTGACCCCGACTCCCTGCCTGCGGTTTCGTCACAGCTCAAGCGACGACTCACCACCAACGATGATTTGATGTCTGTTCTGTCGGGGCCGACAAGCCGAAGCCGCAGCATTCGGTCCGCTCGAAGCATTCGCACCAATAAAAGCCGGCTGGAAAATGCGACGGTAACCGATTTGCTCCAAGAACTTGCTGCAGATGAAGTCAAGTACATGCGAGAGCTCAAAACGCTGGTCGGCGGTGTCATTCCCGTACTGCTGACCTGTGTGCTCTCACGCTCCGATTCTGCCATCGCAGCCGGCCTATTCCAGCCCTCAATGGATCCCAAGGATGACACGAATTTCTCAAAACCCATCGTCAATATGGGCGTGGCTATTGAGCGTCTGAAGACATTACACAAACGCATCCCACAGGACAATCCAGATGCTTTGCTACAGTGGGCTCAAGGTGCCCAGCGAGTCTATCGCGAATATCTTCGAGCGTGGAGACTTGGATTCAAGGATGTGATTGTGAACCTTGCCCctctggaagaaggcgagaACGCGAACGCGGAGACCAAAAGTATCGATGAAGGTCTGGAGCGAGACCAGAACGGCGATGTGATCGGcagcgacggcgagaagGTGGATGTCGCATATCTGTTGAAGCGGCCGTTGGTCCGACTCAAATACCTTGCGAAGAGCTTCAAAGGGATCAACATGCTCCAGCCATCACAAAAAGCGGAGGACACCGCTGCAGCCTACCAGTCTCTTGTCGTCGATGCTCGAAAACGCGCGCGCGAGGAGAGAGCAAGACTTGAAGATGAATCGGCTGCACGGATCGATGCCACCCGGGCACGAGACCCGGTGACCCTCGGTGTCTGTCATGGTGTGACTGTGGACCAAACCCGACGAGTTCGGGCCCGGGATTTCTTCAACCTGTCGATTTATCATTCGACCGGACAGTTGGTTGACTGTCGAGCCGAGCTCTTGTACAGAGACAATTCCTCAGACAAAGGCCCCGGTGGAGATCTGCTTATTTGCGAAATCGACCATTCTGATCGTTGGCTACTGTTCCCACCGATGGATCCCCGATGCGTATCAGCTCGCAAGGGGGATATGAAGGGTGAACTTGTGGTGATGCTACGCAGTGCTCCCGATTCACAGAAACACTGGCAGGAACTGTTATCCCTCCGCATCGACGACGAATCCATTAGACACGAATGGCTTCAGCTCTTAGGCTCAGATCCCGTTCCACCGTCGATATGCCGAAGCCAAAGCTTTATCAGCCGAGCCAAACAGCACCGGGCACGAAGACCGGCGGCTAATGATTCCCCTCTACAACACAACCAAAGCGACGTTGATATCCCCATTGGCGAGAAAGCTACGAGCAAACGGCGTTCGGTCACCCCTAAGGAGCAATATTCTGAACCCAGCACTGTGAGCTCCGCTGTTACCGAGACAAGGAGTTCGGTGTACTCAACTGCTACTCGAGAGACCGACTACACTACTGGAGGATCGGAGCTGTCAGCCAAGCCATCTCGTCCTGgtcttccacttcttccttctACAACCTCGAGTGTGGACAAGACGTCCTCAGGTCTGAAACGATCCAAGGCCCAAAGACAATCGCGTTATGGAGAGAGCCCGTCCTCTGAAACTGTCTCTCCCAAGGCTGGTGTGCCTGAAAAGGCGGGCGAGTCTCCTTCCACGCCGGGCAGGTTCTATGATGAAATTCCAGATACAGCCCGAGACACCGGATCTCCCAGAGAAAAACGACCACAGAAGGGCCCTCGTCAGGATTCGCCCGAGGTAGAATCTCCGCGTCTATCGATAGCCCCGTCCGCAGAGCTACCTATGATCCCCAAGATTCGGAGTAGCAGCAGCCAAACCCACTTGTCGTCGCCATCGACGCTGGaacccgaagaagaagaaagctATCCGCCACTTGAGTCACTCCCCGATTCGAGTGTCCCAGAGACTCCAACCCCAACAAAAGCGAAGAGAAGCTCTCGACGGAAGCccaagaaggaagatgaaccttcgcctccaccaccgcctcctcaTCGCTCGCCAAGTCCCGCCACAGGCAAAATCGCTAGCCCTCCTGTTCTCACTCCAACTGGGCCTTATATCAAGAGACGgggttcttctccgctgAAGCATGAGTATGAACCATCGACGGCTTCCGACTCGTACTCCGACTCGGACACATCCACAGTGCGGCGTTACAGCTACTCTTCGTCATATACGGATTCCGATTATTCGGACTCCGATTCTTCATCCCCGGAGGATGACTACCAGGAACTTCCGAAACCCAGGGTAACTGCCTCATCTACCACGGGCACAAGCTCTCTGTCTCCATCCAATTCAGCATCGCAGGCCGGCTACCGCACGGTGCCTTTGCAGCCCGCCAAGTCATCCAAGGCAATTGCATCGGTCTTTGCCTGGTCCAACAAAGGTACTTGGGAGGCTTTGCTCCCTGACGAGTGCAACGTCATCGTCAGCCCGGGTCTCATTGAGGCCTTCAAGATGGGCGTCGATCCCAATGCAATGTCCCCTGACCGAGGGGACAAAACTTCCCGGTCATCGAGACCTCTTATTTCCCTTGAATTGACACCGCTCGTTCCCATCCGCCGCGGAACTGCCATCGACATCAGCATCCGCTCTCCTCCAACTGAGAGGTCTAGAGTCACATTCAGCAACAACATCATGTTTCGATCCCGTAAGCCGGATGAGTGCGACGCTCTCTACGGTCTCATCAACCAGGCACGGATCAACAACCCAACTTACATCGCCCTTCAGAACGCTCGTGGTCCTTTCCAGGACCAACCCCTACCATCTTTTGAACCAGCGACAGCCAAATCCTCCTCGGGAAGCTGGTTCGGCTTGCCCCGACGCAAAAGAAGCTATCGTgcctccgcctccccgcGCTCCCTAGCCGAAGCATCAGAGAGCAGCGTCGGCACCATGAGcagcgccttctcggccCTGAAACGCTTCGGTGGAGGAAGCAAGGCATTCAACATCTCCCGCTCGACCGTCACCTCCCGCACCGGCCGCGAAGGCAGCGTCTCCTCGTCTGCGAACTCAAGCTCCAACCCCTCGCCCAGCTCAGGTATCGGCCGCATCGCTGCCGCAATCAAGGGCGCAGATGGCATCGGTCTCTCCAACGCCAAGATCCGCGTCTACGTCCGCGAATCAGCCTCTAAGTGGCGCGACATGGGCGCTGCCCGTCTAACAATTATGCCCGCCCCGCCCAAGAATCCACCATCTCGCCCCAGCACAGCCGtcagcagccgcagcgaTAGCAGCGCCAACGGTGGTGCCCAGGTGGACAGAGAAAGCAGCCACGACAGCGCAAGCGGCAGCTCCCCGCCAGCCTCGGGCGCCACTTCTCCACGCCGCTCTCCCCTGCCCCTCGAGCCCGAGAAACGGATCTTCATCCGCGGCAAGAACCGCGGAGAGACTTTGCTGGATGTCTGTCTACCTGAAGGTGCGTTTGAGCGCGTCGCCCGCACGGGTATTGCTGTCTCTGTCcgagaagagaatgaagGCGCCATAGCGAAGAAGGGAGGCGTCACGGGGGGGATACATCGCGTCTATATGATTCAGATGAAGAGTGAGGCTGAGGCGACTTACACTTTTGGTTTGGTGGGGAAGTTGCGCTACTGA